Proteins encoded within one genomic window of Microbacterium soli:
- a CDS encoding M15 family metallopeptidase has translation MSATHSRHASRGPLAVKVALPIGVLFTAIASLGALGGVIAADPAPIPLPAPAAAMALPDVRMAQTPAADPCADAAVRSALTAGDDEATVHAFGGGEQFRAAVVAGNAPCISLEDPHRDWVVVNKLRPLQPADFAPASVVASDLRGLSGSVSMRPEVADALSRMGAAMVAEGGGALGVNNAYRSYGLQQVTYSRFVRSEGVEGADAGSARPGHSEHQSGLAVDVVACSSGCGSLGQFGATAQSDWIVRHAHEYGFIVRYEKDAEGVTGYMPEPWHLRYIGVELATVYHEGGFRTLEEFFGLPPAPDYGH, from the coding sequence ATGAGCGCCACGCACTCCCGGCATGCGTCGCGTGGACCGCTCGCCGTGAAGGTCGCCCTGCCCATCGGCGTGCTGTTCACGGCGATCGCTTCGCTGGGGGCACTGGGTGGGGTGATCGCGGCGGATCCCGCGCCGATTCCCCTGCCCGCCCCCGCTGCGGCGATGGCGCTGCCGGATGTGCGGATGGCGCAGACACCGGCCGCCGACCCCTGCGCGGATGCCGCGGTCCGCTCGGCACTGACGGCGGGCGACGACGAGGCGACCGTGCACGCGTTCGGCGGGGGCGAGCAGTTCCGTGCGGCGGTCGTGGCGGGCAACGCACCCTGCATCTCCCTCGAGGACCCGCACCGTGATTGGGTCGTCGTCAACAAGCTCCGGCCGCTGCAGCCGGCGGACTTCGCCCCGGCATCCGTCGTCGCCTCCGATCTGCGCGGACTGTCGGGGTCGGTGAGCATGCGGCCGGAGGTCGCCGACGCGCTGAGCCGGATGGGCGCCGCGATGGTCGCGGAAGGGGGCGGCGCCCTGGGGGTGAACAACGCGTATCGCTCCTACGGCCTGCAGCAGGTCACGTACTCGCGCTTCGTGCGCTCGGAGGGTGTCGAGGGAGCGGATGCCGGGTCGGCGCGCCCCGGTCACAGCGAGCATCAGAGCGGTCTGGCCGTCGACGTCGTCGCCTGCTCGAGCGGATGCGGGTCCCTCGGCCAATTCGGAGCGACCGCGCAGAGCGACTGGATCGTCCGGCATGCGCATGAGTACGGCTTCATCGTGCGGTACGAGAAGGATGCCGAGGGAGTCACCGGGTACATGCCCGAGCCCTGGCATCTGCGGTACATCGGGGTCGAGCTGGCGACGGTGTATCACGAGGGCGGTTTCCGCACCCTCGAGGAGTTCTTCGGGCTTCCGCCCGCTCCCGATTACGGACACTGA
- a CDS encoding DEAD/DEAH box helicase, with protein sequence MPKNGRLKGGRPSRNFDPRYARKTSFRDRHAGGRPIRDDDRRTDAGERRSASSDGRADRRPGSISPKHRGYRPPDAGGAAPKRRWSDSERAGRDEARAIRNRAESGRREAPHRRGDRDERGHGRRFEERPERRFDERPRRDGGFGRDGRGRDDRSDRSHRSRDERGTRGGYDRRDERPRRDDRPRRDDRPGFERGHRSARPVRHDRFDAANRAESVRAREEHVDIVHERLEAEAVRASDVADVSFSDLGLGSNIVEALKNMGAETPFPIQAATIPSILQGRDVLGRGRTGSGKTIAFGAPLVESILQSQRGGRREFGRRPRALILAPTRELALQIDRTVQPIARSVGLFTTQIYGGVPQARQVGALKKGVDIVIGTPGRIEDLIEQRKLDLSDVRIAVLDEADHMAELGFAEPVQRILRRTGTGLSGGTTSQKLLFSATLDREVAAIVDEFLVDPAVYEVAGEDQDSSSIEHRVLVIEHRDKAEVLGSLVDREGRTLVFTRTRAYAEMLTEQFEDAGIPAVALHGDLNQAKRTRNLHKLTSGKVRVLVATDVAARGIHVDDIDLVVQADAPDEYKTYLHRAGRTGRAGHAGRVVTLITRHRRRRMEDLLARAQIHAPFDVAEPGDDVIEEIAGRMPTDAELTA encoded by the coding sequence ATGCCGAAGAACGGCAGACTCAAGGGCGGACGGCCGTCCCGCAACTTCGATCCGCGCTACGCCAGGAAGACGTCGTTCCGCGACCGTCACGCCGGCGGACGCCCGATTCGTGACGACGACCGGAGAACGGATGCCGGAGAGCGCCGCTCCGCCTCCTCCGACGGGCGTGCCGATCGTCGGCCGGGAAGCATCAGCCCCAAGCACCGCGGCTACCGTCCGCCGGATGCCGGGGGCGCTGCCCCCAAGCGCCGATGGAGCGACTCCGAGCGTGCGGGGCGCGATGAGGCCCGCGCCATCCGCAACCGTGCGGAGTCCGGCCGCCGCGAGGCGCCACACCGTCGCGGTGATCGTGACGAGCGCGGCCACGGGCGGCGTTTCGAGGAGCGTCCGGAACGTCGCTTCGACGAGCGTCCGCGTCGTGACGGCGGCTTCGGTCGCGACGGGCGCGGCCGCGACGACCGGAGCGACAGGTCGCACCGCAGCCGTGACGAGCGCGGCACGCGCGGCGGGTACGACCGTCGTGACGAGCGTCCGCGTCGCGATGACCGCCCGCGTCGCGACGACCGCCCGGGCTTCGAGCGCGGCCACCGTTCCGCGCGCCCTGTCCGCCACGACCGCTTCGACGCTGCGAACCGCGCCGAGAGCGTCCGAGCCCGCGAGGAGCACGTCGACATCGTGCACGAGCGCCTCGAGGCCGAGGCCGTCCGGGCATCCGATGTCGCCGATGTCTCCTTCAGCGACCTGGGCCTGGGGTCGAACATCGTCGAGGCACTGAAGAACATGGGCGCCGAGACGCCGTTCCCGATCCAGGCCGCCACCATCCCCTCGATCCTGCAGGGGCGCGACGTGCTGGGCCGGGGGCGGACGGGGTCGGGCAAGACCATCGCCTTCGGCGCGCCGCTGGTGGAGAGCATCCTGCAGTCGCAGAGGGGCGGGCGCCGCGAGTTCGGTCGCCGTCCGCGCGCGCTCATCCTCGCGCCCACGCGCGAACTGGCCCTGCAGATCGACCGCACCGTGCAGCCGATCGCCCGCAGCGTTGGACTGTTCACCACGCAGATCTACGGCGGCGTGCCGCAGGCGCGCCAGGTGGGGGCGCTCAAGAAGGGCGTCGACATCGTCATCGGCACGCCCGGCCGCATCGAGGATCTCATCGAGCAGCGCAAGCTCGACCTCTCCGACGTGCGCATCGCCGTGCTGGATGAGGCCGATCACATGGCCGAGCTGGGCTTCGCGGAGCCCGTGCAGCGCATCCTCCGCAGGACGGGCACGGGGCTCTCCGGCGGCACGACGAGCCAGAAGCTGCTGTTCTCAGCGACCCTCGATCGCGAGGTCGCCGCGATCGTCGACGAGTTCCTCGTCGATCCTGCAGTGTACGAGGTCGCCGGTGAGGATCAGGACTCGAGCTCCATCGAGCATCGCGTGCTCGTGATCGAGCACCGCGACAAGGCGGAGGTGCTCGGCTCGCTCGTCGACCGAGAGGGCCGCACCCTCGTGTTCACGCGCACGCGCGCCTATGCGGAGATGCTCACCGAGCAGTTCGAGGATGCCGGCATCCCCGCCGTCGCGCTGCACGGCGACCTCAACCAGGCCAAGCGCACCCGCAACCTGCACAAGCTCACCTCCGGCAAGGTGCGGGTGCTCGTCGCCACGGACGTCGCCGCCCGCGGCATCCACGTCGACGACATCGATCTCGTCGTTCAGGCCGACGCCCCCGACGAGTACAAGACCTACCTGCACCGCGCGGGCCGCACCGGGCGCGCCGGGCACGCGGGTCGCGTGGTCACCCTGATCACCCGGCACCGCCGTCGCCGCATGGAGGATCTGCTGGCGCGGGCGCAGATCCACGCCCCGTTCGACGTCGCGGAGCCCGGCGACGACGTCATCGAGGAGATCGCGGGGCGGATGCCGACGGACGCCGAGCTGACCGCTTGA
- a CDS encoding intein-containing Rv2578c family radical SAM protein, translated as MRWQGQTIDDADAAALPGLENRSGIVQSVTTPEFAGMTFHEVLARSALNAVPAVSRMPFRWTINPYRGCSHACVYCVDPRTLVLCADGRQRPIRDLRTGDEIIGTERQGRCRRYIRTRVQAKWTTRKTAYRVTLADGTELIASGDHRFLTDRGWKHVADAHDGQRPHLTVDNRLMGFGGGTPQSASAPDSADYRRGYPASEGVSTITRPFSLRSETRARMTGIPVFPSKDWRRGFLSGIFDAEGSCSRGVLRISNRDPVLLSTIMSALRAFDIPCTLEPPRVNGVRSVRVTGGLPSRMKFFAVASPAITRKPSIEGTAVKSVADLRVISIEELPGTRTLVDITTGTGDFVANGVISHNCFARGTHQYLDLDAGHDFDSQIVVKTNVVDVLRRELRRGSWQHETVALGTNTDPYQRAEGRYRLMPGIIAALADSGTPMSILTKGTLIRRDIPLLVEAAARVPVDIQLSIAMYDEALQRSIEPGTPSTQARLDTVRALTDAGFRVGVFLMPVLPYLTDSVDAIDSALRRIADAGAAHAVYGALHLRAGVKPWFFQWLQRERPDLVAAYRGLYPGAASEAPKGYRRWLAERIRPLIRAHGLRAQSEQEHDRMRGMLRARTNPAPLAAPAPATLF; from the coding sequence ATGCGGTGGCAGGGTCAGACGATCGACGACGCGGACGCCGCGGCGCTGCCCGGTCTGGAGAACCGCAGCGGCATCGTGCAGTCGGTCACGACGCCCGAGTTCGCGGGCATGACGTTCCACGAGGTGCTCGCGCGCTCCGCCCTGAACGCCGTGCCCGCCGTCTCGCGGATGCCCTTCCGCTGGACGATCAACCCGTACCGCGGATGCAGCCATGCGTGCGTCTACTGCGTGGATCCGCGCACACTCGTCCTGTGCGCAGACGGGCGCCAGAGGCCGATACGCGATCTGCGAACCGGCGACGAGATCATCGGAACCGAGCGGCAGGGCCGCTGCCGGCGCTACATCAGGACACGCGTGCAAGCGAAGTGGACGACCCGCAAGACCGCGTATCGGGTCACGCTCGCAGACGGGACCGAATTGATCGCAAGCGGCGACCACCGGTTCCTCACCGACCGCGGGTGGAAGCATGTGGCCGATGCGCATGACGGCCAGCGGCCGCATCTCACCGTGGACAACCGGCTCATGGGGTTCGGCGGAGGGACACCGCAATCGGCATCCGCGCCCGACAGCGCCGACTACCGGCGCGGCTACCCGGCGTCCGAAGGCGTCAGCACCATCACGCGCCCCTTCTCACTCCGGAGCGAGACTCGAGCACGGATGACCGGCATCCCCGTCTTCCCATCCAAGGATTGGAGAAGAGGATTCCTGTCCGGCATCTTCGACGCAGAGGGCAGCTGCTCGCGAGGCGTGCTGCGCATCTCGAACCGAGACCCCGTCCTCCTGAGCACGATCATGTCGGCGCTCCGTGCCTTCGACATCCCCTGCACGCTCGAACCTCCCCGCGTCAACGGCGTCCGCAGCGTCAGGGTCACGGGCGGATTGCCCTCTCGGATGAAGTTCTTCGCCGTTGCGAGCCCGGCAATCACTCGGAAACCGAGCATCGAAGGCACCGCCGTGAAATCCGTTGCGGATCTCCGCGTCATCAGTATCGAGGAGTTGCCAGGCACCCGCACACTCGTCGACATCACCACAGGCACGGGCGATTTCGTGGCCAACGGCGTCATCAGCCACAACTGCTTCGCCCGGGGCACCCACCAGTACCTGGACCTGGATGCGGGGCACGACTTCGATTCGCAGATCGTCGTGAAGACCAACGTCGTCGACGTGCTCCGGCGCGAGCTGCGTCGGGGGTCCTGGCAGCACGAGACCGTCGCACTGGGCACCAACACCGACCCGTACCAGCGGGCGGAGGGGCGGTACCGGCTGATGCCGGGGATCATCGCCGCACTGGCGGACTCGGGCACGCCGATGTCGATCCTCACCAAGGGCACGCTGATCCGCCGCGACATCCCCCTGCTGGTCGAAGCGGCCGCGCGGGTACCGGTGGACATCCAGCTGTCCATCGCGATGTACGACGAAGCGCTGCAGCGCTCCATCGAGCCGGGGACGCCGTCCACGCAGGCGCGACTGGACACGGTGCGCGCACTGACGGATGCGGGATTCCGGGTCGGCGTGTTCCTCATGCCCGTCCTGCCGTATCTGACCGACTCCGTCGACGCGATCGATTCCGCGCTGCGGCGCATCGCCGACGCCGGCGCCGCCCATGCCGTCTACGGCGCCCTGCACCTGCGCGCGGGCGTGAAGCCGTGGTTCTTCCAGTGGCTGCAGCGCGAGCGCCCCGACCTCGTCGCCGCGTACCGTGGACTGTACCCGGGGGCGGCGTCCGAGGCGCCGAAGGGCTACCGGCGGTGGCTCGCGGAGCGCATACGTCCGCTCATCCGCGCCCACGGCCTGCGCGCGCAGTCGGAGCAGGAGCACGACCGGATGCGGGGGATGCTGCGAGCGCGCACGAACCCGGCGCCTCTTGCAGCGCCTGCGCCCGCCACCCTGTTCTGA
- a CDS encoding acyl-CoA dehydrogenase family protein, which produces MERDIYEEDHETFRDLVKDFVKRYATNENIERWEAAGEVDRDTLLAAGEAGIIGLSVPEEFGGAGMLQDYRFRSIVMEEVIAAGAGSLAGALGIQDDLAVPYLVHMGTQEQKEKWLPRMATGEVLGALAMTDPGAGSDLRGIKTTAKKVDGGYIVNGAKTFISSGTTADIVITFVKTGEGTRPDAFSLLILEKGMEGFDQGKKLRKMGFHGWDTAELSFTDVFVPDENLISGKEGQGFIQLMMNLPLERLSIGVAAAAVAQAATDWTVAYTKDREAFGERIADFQNTRFRLADMATTTEAMWAYVDRALLAYKDRRLTAEDAAKVKFWATEREWEVLDMGVQLHGGYGYIMEYPIAKAFTDARVHRIYGGTNEIMRDIVGRQIAGKR; this is translated from the coding sequence ATGGAACGCGACATCTACGAAGAGGACCACGAGACCTTCCGCGACCTGGTCAAGGACTTCGTCAAGCGCTACGCCACCAACGAGAACATCGAGCGGTGGGAGGCAGCCGGCGAGGTCGACCGCGACACCCTTCTCGCCGCGGGCGAGGCCGGCATCATCGGACTCTCCGTGCCCGAGGAGTTCGGCGGCGCGGGAATGCTGCAGGATTACCGGTTCCGTTCCATCGTGATGGAGGAGGTCATCGCCGCGGGGGCGGGATCGCTCGCCGGCGCCCTGGGGATCCAAGACGACCTGGCCGTGCCGTACCTCGTGCACATGGGCACGCAGGAGCAGAAGGAGAAGTGGCTGCCGCGGATGGCCACCGGCGAGGTGCTGGGCGCGCTGGCCATGACCGACCCCGGCGCCGGCAGCGACCTGCGCGGCATCAAGACCACCGCGAAGAAGGTCGACGGCGGCTACATCGTCAATGGGGCGAAGACGTTCATCTCCTCCGGCACGACGGCCGACATCGTGATCACCTTCGTGAAGACCGGCGAGGGAACCCGCCCCGACGCGTTCAGCCTGCTCATCCTCGAAAAGGGCATGGAGGGGTTCGACCAGGGCAAGAAGCTGCGCAAGATGGGCTTCCACGGCTGGGACACCGCGGAGCTGAGCTTCACGGACGTGTTCGTCCCCGACGAGAACCTCATCAGCGGCAAGGAGGGACAGGGCTTCATCCAGCTGATGATGAACCTGCCGTTGGAGCGGCTGTCGATCGGCGTCGCCGCTGCGGCCGTCGCGCAGGCCGCGACGGACTGGACCGTCGCCTACACGAAGGATCGCGAGGCGTTCGGCGAGCGCATCGCCGACTTCCAGAACACCCGCTTCCGCCTCGCCGACATGGCCACCACGACCGAGGCGATGTGGGCATACGTCGACCGCGCGCTGCTGGCCTACAAGGACCGCAGGCTCACCGCGGAGGACGCGGCGAAGGTGAAGTTCTGGGCCACCGAGCGCGAGTGGGAGGTGCTCGACATGGGAGTGCAGCTGCACGGCGGCTACGGCTACATCATGGAGTACCCCATCGCGAAGGCGTTCACCGACGCCCGCGTGCACCGCATCTACGGCGGAACCAACGAGATCATGCGCGACATCGTCGGTCGTCAGATCGCCGGCAAGCGCTGA
- a CDS encoding aldose 1-epimerase family protein produces the protein MPLDPAASSPTGIQTHLRLGDVTAQIAQVGASLRHLAVGDVDIVPPYPEESPTPGASGIVLAPWPNRVRDGVWQDGDTTRALAITEPKFRNASHGLLRFTAYEISDQTEDAVTLTASIVPQTGYPYLVGTSVHYALTDAGIDVTHTLVNRSPAAAPVALGTHPYLTIGDADARELVLTIPAQTWFETDERMLPVGESPVSGGTDLREGRRLGDVQLDTGFANLRRDADGLARSTLAAPDGRTVTLWQGPGLDYVQAFTYTGYPGRQLVVAVEPMSAPADAFNSGRGLRRLEPGESWTLEWGIHYSR, from the coding sequence ATGCCTCTCGACCCCGCAGCCAGCTCCCCCACCGGTATCCAGACGCACCTCCGACTCGGCGACGTGACCGCGCAGATCGCGCAGGTCGGCGCCTCCCTGCGGCATCTCGCGGTCGGCGACGTCGACATCGTGCCGCCGTACCCGGAGGAGTCGCCGACGCCCGGCGCCTCGGGCATCGTGCTCGCGCCCTGGCCGAACCGGGTCCGTGACGGCGTCTGGCAGGACGGCGACACCACCCGTGCCCTCGCGATCACCGAGCCGAAGTTCCGCAACGCGAGCCACGGGCTGCTGCGCTTCACCGCCTACGAGATCTCCGATCAGACCGAGGACGCCGTGACGCTGACGGCGAGCATCGTCCCGCAGACGGGGTATCCGTACCTGGTGGGCACGAGTGTCCACTACGCGCTGACGGATGCCGGCATCGACGTCACGCACACCCTCGTCAACCGCTCCCCCGCAGCCGCGCCCGTCGCCCTCGGCACCCACCCGTATCTCACGATCGGCGACGCGGATGCGCGCGAGCTGGTGCTGACGATCCCCGCACAGACGTGGTTCGAGACCGACGAGCGGATGCTGCCGGTCGGTGAGTCCCCCGTGTCGGGCGGCACCGACCTGCGGGAGGGACGACGCCTGGGCGACGTGCAGCTGGACACCGGGTTCGCGAACCTGCGCCGCGACGCCGACGGTCTGGCGCGCAGCACGCTCGCCGCGCCCGACGGACGCACCGTCACCCTGTGGCAGGGTCCGGGACTCGACTACGTGCAGGCGTTCACCTACACCGGCTACCCCGGCCGGCAGCTCGTCGTCGCCGTCGAGCCGATGTCGGCCCCGGCGGACGCGTTCAACTCCGGACGGGGCCTGCGCCGCCTGGAGCCCGGCGAGTCGTGGACGCTGGAGTGGGGCATCCACTACTCGCGCTGA
- a CDS encoding ATP-binding cassette domain-containing protein: MRPSAPLLRVQRLSVTHAGAAHPALRDLSLEVAAGEVVLLLGPSGSGKSTLALALNGLIPQSVEAEMTGSVEVSGQDTRTTPVARLATDVSLVFQDPDAQLVTGTVLDEVAFALENLLLPASEVLARAEKALRRMGLWHRRDWNPDLLSGGGRQRLAIACALAVHPTLIVLDEPTANLDPRGVEDVYAALDDLAADAEERAIVLIEHNVDAALRFATRVIVLGRDGRVLWDGRPSAVFDEHAAELAELGVWLPRTATPRDAALPAPAGRAASIPSRTAPAAPAIAVRDLVVQKRGTTVLRVPELEIESGSFTAVIGPNGAGKTTLLQALGGVVPPPRGTVRIGDLDAGRASPRELSARVGYVFQNPEHQFIAQTVRDELAHGLRLQRIDDVEIAERVERMLDRLGLRDKADEHPFLLSGGEKRRLSVGTALIARPDVLILDEPTFGQDRRRAAELLDLLRQRQQEGATVVVVSHDPALVASYATHTVVVDDGAVRAAGPTADLVDAVRTTAPDAAAEDSAAPRTEPSPTDPYAAAPASARHWLHRLNPLATFGAVIPAMVLLVATRDLITPAVFLVLACVLVLTGARLTRRTLAALLLGVPIGVAALTVGFGVWIAPAQVADTAPVLSIGDWTLHQGALLIGLTTALRLAAILALALLGGLTTTGPDLVRSSVQQLHVPYRIGYTALAAYRFVPRFGYELAVIRAAHRVRGHGFGGRFGGQGPLARVVRGWGYIVPLLASGIRHAERVALSMDARAFGAHPTRTERRIVAWRARDTAFVVAVLLASAAVFTATFPWQPG, from the coding sequence GTGCGCCCATCCGCGCCTCTGCTGCGCGTGCAGCGCCTCAGCGTCACGCATGCCGGTGCCGCGCACCCCGCACTCCGGGACCTCTCCCTCGAGGTGGCCGCCGGCGAGGTCGTCCTGCTGCTGGGGCCGAGCGGCTCCGGCAAGTCCACCCTCGCCCTCGCCCTCAACGGGCTCATCCCGCAGTCCGTCGAGGCCGAGATGACGGGATCCGTCGAGGTCTCCGGCCAGGACACCCGCACCACCCCGGTCGCGCGTCTGGCCACCGACGTCTCACTGGTCTTCCAGGACCCGGATGCGCAGCTGGTCACCGGCACCGTGCTCGATGAGGTCGCCTTCGCACTGGAGAACCTGCTGCTTCCGGCGTCCGAGGTGCTCGCGCGCGCGGAGAAGGCGCTGCGCCGCATGGGTCTCTGGCACCGGCGCGACTGGAACCCCGACCTGCTCTCCGGCGGCGGCCGTCAGCGCCTGGCCATCGCCTGCGCGCTGGCCGTGCATCCGACGCTCATCGTGCTCGACGAACCCACCGCCAATCTCGACCCCCGCGGCGTGGAGGACGTGTACGCCGCGCTCGACGACCTCGCGGCGGATGCCGAGGAGCGCGCCATCGTGCTCATCGAGCACAACGTCGACGCGGCGCTGCGGTTCGCGACCCGCGTGATCGTGCTCGGCCGTGACGGACGGGTGCTGTGGGACGGGCGGCCGAGCGCGGTCTTCGACGAGCATGCGGCCGAACTGGCAGAACTCGGCGTGTGGCTGCCTCGGACCGCCACCCCGAGGGACGCCGCGCTTCCGGCCCCGGCCGGCCGTGCTGCGAGCATCCCGTCCCGCACCGCCCCCGCAGCCCCCGCGATCGCCGTGCGCGACCTCGTCGTGCAGAAGCGAGGCACGACCGTGCTGCGCGTGCCGGAGCTCGAGATCGAGAGCGGCTCGTTCACGGCCGTCATCGGGCCCAACGGCGCGGGCAAGACCACCCTGCTGCAGGCGCTGGGCGGCGTGGTGCCGCCGCCGCGCGGCACTGTGCGGATCGGCGATCTGGATGCCGGGCGGGCCTCCCCCCGCGAGCTCAGCGCCCGTGTCGGTTACGTGTTCCAGAACCCGGAGCACCAGTTCATCGCGCAGACCGTCCGCGACGAGCTCGCGCACGGCCTGCGCCTGCAGCGGATCGACGACGTGGAGATCGCCGAGCGCGTCGAACGGATGCTGGACCGACTGGGCCTGAGGGACAAGGCCGACGAGCATCCGTTCCTCCTCTCCGGGGGCGAGAAGCGACGCCTGTCGGTCGGCACGGCGCTGATCGCCCGGCCCGACGTGCTCATCCTCGACGAGCCGACCTTCGGTCAGGATCGACGGCGCGCCGCCGAGCTGCTCGACCTGCTCCGACAGCGGCAGCAGGAGGGCGCGACGGTCGTGGTCGTCAGCCACGATCCGGCGCTCGTGGCCTCCTACGCCACGCACACGGTCGTCGTCGACGACGGGGCGGTGCGCGCGGCGGGGCCGACCGCCGATCTCGTCGACGCGGTGCGTACCACGGCGCCCGACGCCGCCGCCGAGGACTCCGCGGCCCCGCGCACCGAGCCGTCACCGACCGACCCGTACGCGGCGGCACCGGCATCCGCCCGGCACTGGCTGCACCGTCTGAACCCCCTGGCGACCTTCGGCGCGGTGATCCCGGCGATGGTGCTGCTCGTGGCCACCCGCGATCTGATCACCCCGGCGGTCTTCCTCGTGCTCGCGTGCGTCCTGGTGCTGACGGGTGCACGGCTGACACGTCGCACTCTCGCCGCCCTGCTGCTGGGTGTGCCGATCGGCGTCGCCGCGCTCACCGTCGGCTTCGGCGTCTGGATCGCCCCCGCACAGGTCGCCGACACCGCACCTGTGCTGAGCATCGGCGACTGGACGCTCCATCAGGGCGCCCTGCTGATCGGACTGACGACCGCGCTGCGCCTCGCGGCCATCCTCGCACTCGCCCTCCTCGGCGGCCTGACGACGACCGGGCCGGATCTCGTGCGCTCCTCCGTGCAGCAGCTGCACGTGCCGTACCGGATCGGGTACACCGCGCTGGCCGCCTACCGCTTCGTCCCCCGCTTCGGCTACGAGCTGGCCGTGATCCGCGCCGCCCATCGCGTGCGCGGGCACGGGTTCGGCGGGCGCTTCGGCGGGCAGGGCCCGCTCGCCCGCGTCGTGCGGGGCTGGGGGTACATCGTGCCGCTGCTGGCGTCCGGCATCCGCCATGCCGAGCGCGTGGCCCTGTCGATGGACGCCCGCGCCTTCGGCGCGCACCCCACCCGCACGGAGCGGCGCATCGTGGCCTGGCGCGCCCGTGACACCGCGTTCGTGGTCGCCGTGCTGCTGGCATCCGCGGCCGTGTTCACCGCCACGTTCCCCTGGCAGCCGGGCTGA